A stretch of DNA from Brevibacillus ruminantium:
TATGCTTCTCCCGCACAGCAGTAATCATTTCTGCAGTCTTGAGAGCCGTACCGCTGGGAGCATCCAGCTTTCGGTCATGGTGAAGCTCGATGATCTCCACATGGGGCATGTATTTCGCTGCCATCGCCGCGAATTTCATACACAAAATCGCTCCGATCGCAAAATTCGGGGCGATAATAGCACCGAGACCTGCTTCCCGATAACGGTCAGTCAGATCCTGCAACTGCTCCGAACTTAAACCGGTCGTACCTACGACGGGCCTGATATTGTGGCGCAAACAAATTTCCATATGACGGTAAACAGTATGTGGAGTCGTGAAATCAACCAGCACATCCGGTTTCATCTCCCTGAGCTGCTGATCAATTTCCGCGTCGCTCACTCTCGTATCCAAAGGACCGGTGAAAACCAGCGTTTCGTCCTCCGCCAACATTTTCACCACTTCTTGTCCCATTCGTCCCGCTGCTCCCGCAACGGTCACTCTTATCTGTCTATTCATGCTCATTTGTCTCCTCTATTCTTGTCCAGCGATCTTTATCGCGGGTGTTGAACTTGTGCATAATACGATCAAACGCTTCTTGCAAGTCGATCCCGAGGGAATTCGCGAAGCAAAGAACAATGAAGAATACGTCGCCCAATTCTTCCTCGACGGTTTTTGCATCTTCATCCTTTTTCTTTGGCTTCTCCCCGTAATAATGATTAATCTCTCGTGCCAGCTCGCCCACTTCTTCGCTCATCCGAGCCATCATCGCCAGTGGAGAAAAGTAACCCTCTTTATACTGCGATATGTATTGATCTACTTCCTGCTGGATCTGCTCCAGCGTTTTGCGCTGATTCATCGGGACACTCCTTTGCTAGCCTAGTTTTGTCATTCTCTTTATCGTAACCGATCTAATGGCGTTTGCCAAATCTCAAATGTCGTTTTGCGGGCATATGGACATTTCCAACTGCCTTCCATTATAATGGCAGTCGTATACATCTGAGCAACGAATCAGACCAGTTACCATGTGACTTTTACGCGGTTTCGCCAGTAAGGGGAGAGTAAATTATGAAGCTACGCTTGAAAAGCATTCTGGCCATCATCATCGGCACTGCCATCATGGGATTCGGCATCAACGCCTTTAATATCCCCAACAACCTGGCAGAAGGCGGCATAACCGGAATCAGCATTTTGATCAAGCTGCTGTTTCCCGACATTGACCAAGGTATCGTCTTTTTTGCGCTGAATATCCCACTGTTCATCCTGGGTTGGAAGGTTTTGGGGCGCATTTCGTTTATTTACACCATTTTGGGAACCGTCTTTCTTTCCATATTCCTCTCCTTGTTTGAAGGTTTTTACCCCATGCCGATGCAGGACCGTCTGCTTGCTTCCCTGTTTGCCGGCGTCGCTGTTGGTGTTGGTCTGGGGATAATCTTCCGTTATGATGGAACGACCGGCGGAGTGGACATCATCGCCCGTTTGCTGCAAAAGTATATGGGCGTCAGCATGGGGCGCACACTTTTTCTCGGAGATATGCTGGTGATTGGCGCATCCCTCTTTTACTTGAATATTGAAAGTGCCATGTACACCCTTGTCGCCGTGTTCGTGGCCGCTCGTGTGATTGACTTCTTTCAGGAAGGCGCCTACGCTGGAAAAGCACTCACCATCATTTCCGATCATGCCGAAGATATCGCCAAACAAATTCTGGAGCTGGGTCGCGGCGTGACGCTCCTGGCCGGAAAAGGAGCATTTTCCGGAGCTGACAAACAAGTGGTCTACGTCGTAGTCAGTCGAAACGAAGTGATGCGATTCAAGACAATCGTGCAAGAGATTGATCCCCATGCTTTTGTCATCGTCAACGACGTCCATGAGGTTTTGGGCGAAGGCTTTACATTCGACGAAAACAAACAGCCGCTTCGCACATAGACGACAACTTTCCGAAAGTACAAGAAAACACCTCCCGATCTCTCATGGAGTTCGAGGAGGTGTTTTTGGTTTACGGGACCTGCCTCAGGTAATCGGGCGGAATTGTCCCTTATACTTTTTCCAGGCCACGTATCCGAGGGTAACAATAACGGCTGTCATGATACTGATCATCATGCCTACGGGCGAATCCTGCATAATCAGGTAGGCGATAGCGCTTCTGTCTTCCCCAATAAAGACGGACTGGGTGTTTGCATACAGCTCGCGCAACTGGCTGCGTACGTGGTTCCATTCAATTTTGCTGTTTCTGATCTCCTTGGAAATCGCATCGTATGCCGTATCCAGCTTCCTCAGTTCACTCTCGGGCAGATGAATCGTCATGGCCGGTCGGATCACCAGATACAAGCGAGAGTTTTCTTCAAATTGTTCGCGGAAATGGGGATAATCACGCTCGACTGCTGACTTCAGCAAATCCTGAAGCTGATTGGAAAAGGACTGGTAATACCCACGCCACATCGGCTGATGATCGTGTGTCAGCGCATCCACAACGACACGTACGCGAGTCGCGTGCCACAAGAGCTGTTGATCGTTTATCGCCTTGCTGTTCAGATTGTTTCGAGCAGCCAAGATGGACTGGGTGACCGCATTAAGACTCTCGATCCTGATGGTATTCGGCAGTTTTTGATGCGGGAATCGTTCAGCCAGTATCTGGATTTGTTGTTGTGACTGTTCGAGATCTCCCTTTTGGGCAGCCATCCATAACCGGTGGGCTATTTCATCCAGCTCGGCTAGCTGCTGCTCCTCTGCCGGCCGGGCAAGTTTCGTCACCAAAGCGTGAATCGGCCAGGAGAGCATTAGGCCAAAGACCAGGAAGAACAGCAAAAACCGGATGTTTTTTTTCAACACAAAAACCCTCCTTCCCTTAGTACAACCTATGGAAAGGAGGAGATGATTAGACCTTGTTTATTTCACTGCCGAATCTCATGTTGGTATACCAAATCACCGCGATCGATATGATGCTGAGCAGCACCGTGCAAAAACCGATGATACCCGTATAGGGGTCCAGAACGCTTGGCAGCCACGGATGCGTGTTCATCACGTAATCAAGAAAATCGTTGTTCAGCGTCCAAAGTGCGGTAATTCCTACCGGCAACCAGCTCAATTTGTAGAAACGGGCATACAGCACAGATTCGGCAGCCATTCCTGTATGGGAAACCAAAAGCATGACATCCGTCCAGCGAATGGGATTCCCCATCATCCAACCGGCGAGGATAATTCCCACAGCCCAAACACCGTATTTAAAATTGGTGATGCCCGCAAGAGCTTCCAATACAGGAATGTGGCGCCCCATCAAATAGGTGAGCAACACTAAGGTAAACAAACCACTGCCTGTCGGACTGTCCGGAACAAACACACGAAGATATGCCGGTGTTTCTGCGAGCTGATTGCCATACCAGATGAATCCATATATGGTTCCAAGCAGATTGACGACAAACAGGGTCCAGAGAAACCATCTCTTTCCCAGCGACTGCACAAACCACTCCCATAACAAGCTCATGAAAATCGTCTCCCGCTTTATTCGCCTCTAAAGAAAAAGCTGACCGAACGTCAGTCAGCTTTTTCCCATTTTGCTTATTTCAAGGATGCCAGGTATTCAGCCACTTTTTGGATTTCTGCTTCATCCTTAATCATACCGCCTGGCATATTTCCTTTACCGTTCTTAATGATTTCAGCAATCTGTGCAGCATCCAGATCGCTTCCGATCTTCTGCAGATTCGGCCCCATGCCGCCTTCCATGTTATTACCGTGGCAGCTCTTGCAGCTTGCTTGTGCAGTCCAGACAGCATCTGCTTTAAAGCCAGAGTCTGCCGGCGCCGGAGCAGCTGCTTGGTTACCGCCACCGCCGCTTCCACCTTTGCTGGCACTATGCTTCAGAGAATGCTCATGGTCTGCTGCCCATGTCAGGTAAAAGATACCGACCAATGCAGTCAGCATCAGGCCTGTTGCAACCGGGCGGCGAGACGGACGGCGTTCTTTGCCAGTGTCAAGCCATGGAGCAAGCATCAGAGAACCAAAGGCAATACCCGGAATGATCACGGTGCCCAAGACCACCCAATCCCCTGCAGCCCAAGGATATTTGAGCATTTGGTAGAGGAACAGGAAGTACCAGTCAGGCAATGGAACGAACGAGGTATCGTTCGGGTTTGCCATATCAGTCAATGGCGACGGATGAGATACCGTCAGAACCAAAAAACCAACCAGACAAACTGCTGCCACCATCCATTCTTTCAGCAGGAAGTTCGGCCAGAAAGGCTCTGTTTTTCCCGGAAAGTCGGAGTAGGATGGAGAAATGTTAGGAATACGCTTCGCCGATATCCGAGAGTCTCCGACGAAGGTAGCATCTTTATCGTGTTTAGCCATGCTATTCCCTCCTTAGGTTTCGAAAACTCTTATAGTGGTCCGGAAATACCTTGAGCGCGAATCATAACAAAGTGAGCTCCCAGAAGTCCAAGCAGTGCGCCCGGCAGGAAGAACACGTGGATTGCAAAGAAGCGGGACAGTGTGGTTGCACCTACGATGTCTCCACCTGTCAACAGTGTTTTTGCGTAAGGTCCAATCAGCGGCACGGAGTTGGCAATCTCCAAGCCTACCTTGGTCGCGAAGTAAGCGGTGTTATCCCAAGGAAGCAGATAACCGGTAAATCCGAGACCGAGCATGACGAAGAAAATCAGTACGCCTACTACCCAGTTCAATTCACGCGGTTTTTTGTATGCGCCAGTAAAGAATACACGCAACGTATGTAGGAACATCATGACGATAACCAAGCTGGCTCCCCAGTGATGCATACCACGGACGATAACCCCGAAGGCTACTTCGTTTTGCAGGTATTTCACAGACTCATACGCGTTGATGATATCTGGTACGTAGTACATAGTCAGGAACAT
This window harbors:
- a CDS encoding sporulation protein YpjB; translation: MKKNIRFLLFFLVFGLMLSWPIHALVTKLARPAEEQQLAELDEIAHRLWMAAQKGDLEQSQQQIQILAERFPHQKLPNTIRIESLNAVTQSILAARNNLNSKAINDQQLLWHATRVRVVVDALTHDHQPMWRGYYQSFSNQLQDLLKSAVERDYPHFREQFEENSRLYLVIRPAMTIHLPESELRKLDTAYDAISKEIRNSKIEWNHVRSQLRELYANTQSVFIGEDRSAIAYLIMQDSPVGMMISIMTAVIVTLGYVAWKKYKGQFRPIT
- the dapB gene encoding 4-hydroxy-tetrahydrodipicolinate reductase, yielding MNRQIRVTVAGAAGRMGQEVVKMLAEDETLVFTGPLDTRVSDAEIDQQLREMKPDVLVDFTTPHTVYRHMEICLRHNIRPVVGTTGLSSEQLQDLTDRYREAGLGAIIAPNFAIGAILCMKFAAMAAKYMPHVEIIELHHDRKLDAPSGTALKTAEMITAVREKHKQGHPDEKETIPGARGADFDGFRIHSVRLPGMVAHQEVLFGATGQTLSIRHDSINRESFMPGVNMAIKAVMNLNALLYGLEHLID
- a CDS encoding menaquinol-cytochrome c reductase cytochrome b/c subunit yields the protein MAKHDKDATFVGDSRISAKRIPNISPSYSDFPGKTEPFWPNFLLKEWMVAAVCLVGFLVLTVSHPSPLTDMANPNDTSFVPLPDWYFLFLYQMLKYPWAAGDWVVLGTVIIPGIAFGSLMLAPWLDTGKERRPSRRPVATGLMLTALVGIFYLTWAADHEHSLKHSASKGGSGGGGNQAAAPAPADSGFKADAVWTAQASCKSCHGNNMEGGMGPNLQKIGSDLDAAQIAEIIKNGKGNMPGGMIKDEAEIQKVAEYLASLK
- the qcrB gene encoding menaquinol-cytochrome c reductase cytochrome b subunit, which encodes MMQKMYDWVDERLNITPMWRDLADHEVPEHVNPAHHFSAFVYCFGGLTFFITVIQILSGMFLTMYYVPDIINAYESVKYLQNEVAFGVIVRGMHHWGASLVIVMMFLHTLRVFFTGAYKKPRELNWVVGVLIFFVMLGLGFTGYLLPWDNTAYFATKVGLEIANSVPLIGPYAKTLLTGGDIVGATTLSRFFAIHVFFLPGALLGLLGAHFVMIRAQGISGPL
- a CDS encoding nucleotide pyrophosphohydrolase; the encoded protein is MNQRKTLEQIQQEVDQYISQYKEGYFSPLAMMARMSEEVGELAREINHYYGEKPKKKDEDAKTVEEELGDVFFIVLCFANSLGIDLQEAFDRIMHKFNTRDKDRWTRIEETNEHE
- a CDS encoding DUF1405 domain-containing protein; this translates as MSLLWEWFVQSLGKRWFLWTLFVVNLLGTIYGFIWYGNQLAETPAYLRVFVPDSPTGSGLFTLVLLTYLMGRHIPVLEALAGITNFKYGVWAVGIILAGWMMGNPIRWTDVMLLVSHTGMAAESVLYARFYKLSWLPVGITALWTLNNDFLDYVMNTHPWLPSVLDPYTGIIGFCTVLLSIISIAVIWYTNMRFGSEINKV
- a CDS encoding YitT family protein produces the protein MKLRLKSILAIIIGTAIMGFGINAFNIPNNLAEGGITGISILIKLLFPDIDQGIVFFALNIPLFILGWKVLGRISFIYTILGTVFLSIFLSLFEGFYPMPMQDRLLASLFAGVAVGVGLGIIFRYDGTTGGVDIIARLLQKYMGVSMGRTLFLGDMLVIGASLFYLNIESAMYTLVAVFVAARVIDFFQEGAYAGKALTIISDHAEDIAKQILELGRGVTLLAGKGAFSGADKQVVYVVVSRNEVMRFKTIVQEIDPHAFVIVNDVHEVLGEGFTFDENKQPLRT